In Desulfovibrio sp. UIB00, the sequence CCATGTTGCGGGCGCGCTGCATGGCCTGCATCATGGCTATATCCGCCTCCTGTTCGGCGGCCTTGAGGGCCTGATCGTTCTGCATGCCTTGCGCATCGGGGTGATCCTGCACCTCGCCGGTGAAGCTGGTTGTTCCCTCTGATTGCTCCGGGCGACCTTTTTCGCGCTTGGCGGCGGCCTTGTTGCCAGCAGTGGATTGCGGGTCGGCGTCTTGGTCCTTTTGCTGCTTGCTGTTTTGCGCGCCTTGCGGCGGGGTGGGCTGCTCAGGTTGCTCTGTCTGCTTACCGCCATCAAAGGCCGCTGCGCCAGCGCCTTCTGTCTGTTCCGCGCCCTGCGCAACCTGCGCGTTTTGCACGCCTTTGTTGGTGGGGGCGTCTTGCAGGCTTGCCAATGCGTCAAAGATTTCATCCGCATTCATGCCCGCATAGGCTGGATTGTGCGCAAAACCCTGAGGCAGGGTAAAGCCTGACTCCACCAAGATGTGATTGATTGCCAGATCGCAGGCTCGGTTCCACAGTTTTGCATCGCGGCCCTTGCGGCGCAGATGATGCCCGAAGGCCAGATGCAGAACCTCGTGCGCCATTGCCCCCACCAGCGATTTTTGCGAAAGGGCCGTGGAGAAGGCCGGGTTGTAGCCAAGGGTTTTGCCGTCTGTCCACATATCCGCGCAGGAGGGGTCTGCCTTGTAGCGCAGGCGCAGAGCCAGAGAACCGAAGAAGGGATGCTCCATGACCAGTGCTGCGCGGGCGCGCGTGATGCAGTGATGGGCCGTCAGGGATGCATCTGTGATGGTCGGATCTGCCTTTTGCTGGTCTGGATGCTGGTTTTCGGGTGTGTGCATGGCTTAAAGCAGAACTTCCGCGTTTTTTTCCGCCCAGCGGTTGAAGGCCGGGGTGTTCACCACATCCGTATTCTGGCAGACGGCGTCGCGCATCAGCAGTACGCTGAATTCAGCGGGCAGGCGCTCGGCATAGGCGGTGAGGGCATCCATGGTGTCTTCTGCCGCGCGCAGGCTCAGGGCCTCACATGTGGCGTACAGGGCGGCGGGTTCCTGCGGCACTGTGGCGGCCTCTGGCTGCGCCAGGATGGAATCCACGGTGGGCAGCTCGCGCCATACGGAGAGAAAGCCCATGAACTCCGCTGCGGCTGCGGGGCCTACGGTGCCCTGAAACATCTCGTATTCCACCTCGCGGGCAGGTGTAGCCTCCAGTATGCGCGAAACAAATTCCCATGAACGGGGTGAGGCAAAGGCTTTTTCCATGCGCTGCGGGTCAAAATCGTGCAGCAAGCGGGGGCGAAAGCGCAAAAAGGCGCAAACCTCGCGGCGAATGCCAGCCCCCAGCGCCCAGGCGAGCCAGTCGTCAAGGCTGGCGTCAAATTCCAAGTGCACCATGCGGTTAGCCAGAGCAGAAGGCATGCGGTACGAGACAGCCTTGTCCTTTTCCCGATTGCCTGCGGCTATGATGAACCAGCCATCCGGCAGGCGGTATTCACCAATGGCCCTGTCGAGTATGAGCTGGTAGCAGGCCGCCTGCACCAGCGGCGGGGCGGCGTTGAGTTCGTCAAGAAAGAGTATGCCTTGCGGTGGGTCGCCCGCCCCTGGCAAAAAAGCAGGCGGGCACCATACGGCGGTTCCCGCATCTGTAAGTCGCGGCAAGCCGCGCAGATCAACGGGGTCAAGCAGCACGGCGCGGATATCGCGCAGGGCCATGCCCCGCATGGCGGCAACCTGGGAGACTATCTGGCTTTTGCCCACTCCCGGCGCGCCCCATAAGAATACGGGCTGGTGAATGCTGGTGAGGGTCTGTAAAGCGGAAATAACCTGTGAAGGCGTCATGTTTCTTCCTGAAATAGCTGTGATTGGAGAGGGCCAAGTGCGCTCGATCGCTGCTGAGGCACGATGAAGTCGAAGATGAAGGAAAAGAAATTGAAAGTCAATATCAGTCTGGGTCCGTAAGAGCGATACGAGAAAATGGAACGGGGGGAGGTTTTTCGCTACAACGCATGCCTTGTCAGCACATGAACAGGATAGCGAAGTGCCCCCGTAGGGAGGGGGCTTGCTTCACATTGTCTTGTGGCTGGCGGAAGTGCAGTTGCTTTGAGTGCTTATCAGCCCCTTGATGTCGCGCAAAGGCGGTGTGCCGAACTGGCGGCGGTATTCGCGGCTGAATTGCGAGGGGCTTTCGTAGCCCACCTGAAAAGCGGCGCTGGTGGCGTCCAGATGTTCCATGAACATGAGGCGTCTGGCCTCGTGCAGGCGCATCCACTTTTGGTATTGCAGCGGGCTCATGCTGGTCATGGCCCGAAAATGCAAGTGAAAGGTCGAGGTGCTCATGCCGATCTGTCTGGCAAGGCTATCTATTTTCAAGGGCTGCACATAGTTTTTTTTGAGCCAGTCAATGGCCTGCGCAATCTGGAAGCCGTGGCTGCCAGCTGCCACGATCTGGCGCAGATAATGCCCCTGTTCGCCCAGCAGAAGGCGGTAAAGTATTTCCTTGTGAATCAGGGGGGAGAGCACGGCGATATCCTGCGGGTGGTCGTGCAGGTCAAGCAGCCTCTGAAAGGCGTTGAGCAAGGGCATGCACACCTCGCTAACCCGCATGCCCCGTCCTGATTTTGCCGCACGCGAAACCGGCAGGTTGCTGTCCACCATCATCTGGGCCAGCATGCGCATATCAAGCTTGAGCACCATGCCCAGCAACGGCACTTCCGGGCTGGCCTCCACCACATTTGCCACCACTGGCAGACCGACAGACGAAATCAGGTAGTGGTTGGCATCGTACATATATTCTTCGTCCCCCAGCATAACGCGCTTGGCTCCCTGAGCAACAAGGCAGATAGTTGGCTCATACATGCAGCTTGCGGGCTGGGTCGGCGCTTCGTACCGCACGAGTACAAGCCCCGGCACTGCCGTTTCCAGACGATGGTTTTGCTCGGTCTGGCGGGCAATGTTGCGGGCCAGCGCCTGCCGCTGAATATTCAGCATGTCGCAGTTATCTTTGTCTTGCTGAGGCATGGTCGTTCTCCCTTTCTGGCTTTTTACCAGAAGAGGACGGAGAAAAACAACACAATAGTTTGAATCGTCGGATAATCGGGCAATAATTTGAGAGAATCGGACTATACGTTTTTAGCCAAGGCTCTTAAAAGATTAAAGCAGCGGCTAGGGCAATGTGAGCACGTTTGCGTGTCTGGAGCAAAGGCATTTTGCCCGGTAAAATGCCTGAGAAAAAGTTAAAGTGATAGTTTAAATGTTCAGGTTGAAGTTTGCCAAAAGGCATTTAACATACTGAAAATATGTGTCTTGTCTGTAGCTGACATGGGATGAGATACCTACAAATCAGCATATGGAGCGAGTAATGAAAAACATCCTGATTTTTTGCGGCAGCCCACGCAAGGGCGGTAATTCTGATCTGCTGTGCGAGCAGTTTATGGCTGGAGCGCAGGAGGCAGGCCATACGGTGGAAAAGATTTTTGTGCAGGAACATAAAATTGCTCCGTGTCTTGGCTGTGGATACTGCCAGAGTCATAAGGGCGTTTGCGTGCAAAAGGACGGCATGGAAACCATGCTGGAAAAAATGATCGAGGCCGATGTTCTTGTGCTGGCTTCGCCCGTGTATTTCTATTCTGTGAGCGCGCAGATAAAAGCCCTCATGGACAGGACAGTTGCTCGCTATACTGAAATCAAGAACAAAAGTATGTATTATATTATTGCCGCTGCGGATACTGATTTGTCGCACATGGAGCGAACCATCGAGTGTTTCAGGGGTTTTGCCTACTGCCTTGAAGGATCGGTGGAAAAGGGCGTTGTGTACGGCGTTGGCGCGTGGAATAAGGGCGATATAAAGGGCTCTCCCAGCATGGCGCAGGCTTTTGAGATGGGCAAGAACGTGTAGTAGCACCTCCTATGGTGTGCCGGATAGCCGCCATCATGCAGAAATAGGCAAGAATCAGGTCGTATTGGCTATTCCCTGTTGCGGGCAAAATACCTATATTGCGCACGGGCGGCGACAGTCTGCCCCTCTTTTTTCAGACGTACATTTCTTGCCGGGGCATTATGAAGATACTGTATTACGATTGTTTTGCCGGAGTCAGCGGCGACATGAATCTGGCTGCCCTGATTGATCTTGGGGTCAGCCCCGATTATCTCAAGGAAGAATTGGCAAAGCTCGCCATTGATGACGAGTTTGCGCTCCAGTGTCAGCCAGAAAAATGTAACGGCATTCAGGGGATGCAGGTTCACGTGCACTTGAACGGCCAACAGCACGGGCACAGCCACAGTCATGAACACACCCACGGGCATGAACATATGCATGCCTGCGCGCCTGCCCATGTGCATGGGCACAGCCTTGTGGAAGCCGGGTACCTGCCTCACAGGAATCTTGCTGACGTCACAGCAATCATCATGCAAAGCACGCTGGCAGACCCGGTCAAACAGACGAGCCTGAGCATTTTCCGCCGTATTGCCGAGGCAGAAGCCAAAGTACATGGCAAGGCTCTGGAAGACGTGCATTTTCACGAAGTTGGCGCAACGGATTCAATTGTGGACATTGTGGGCGCGGCCATCTGTTTTCATGCTCTTGGCGTTGATGCCGTGTGGTCTTCGCCCCTGGAGCTTGGTGGCGGTTTTGTGCATTGCGCGCACGGCATGGTGCCTGTTCCTGCCCCGGCGACAGTCGAGATTCTTCATGGAATCCCCACCTCGCGCGGCGGGGTGGAGCATGAGGCCACAACCCCAACGGGGGCGGCCATCATTGCCGCTCTGGTTGACACCTTCACGGCAGCCCCGGTCATGACCACCCTGAGCACGGGGTACGGCATCGGGCATCGCCGTACAGAGCGGCCCAATATGTTGCGGGTGTATCTGGCGGAAGTTGACGAAGCTGCGGGCGCTGGCCCAGCCAGATAATTCTGCCCGTTCTGGCGTAATCTTGACGCTACATAGTGTACGGGGCAAATTACGGTCGCGGGTAATGAAACCCGACCATGTTGGAGTAGAGAAATGTCAGGTGGTTCACTGGAAAAGCTGCTCACTGAAATCAGGGACGGAAGCCTCTCTGTAGCCGATGGCATGAATCTGCTGCGCGAGAGTTCGGTGCTTGATCTTGGGCACACCAAGTTTGATTTGCAACGCCCGGCGCGCAATGGCTTTCCTGAGGTCATTTACGGCGAGGGCAAAACCCCCGAGCAGGTGGGCGAAATATTCCTCCGTGTGGGCGACCGCAGCAATGTGCTGGCCACAAGGGTTTCGGCCGAAATGGCGGCCCACGTGCAGCCGGTGTGCCCCAATGCCGAATACAATGCTCTTGGGCGCACCCTCACGCTGGTCGTCAAACCCATTGCCTGGAAGCAGGGCGAAGTTGCCATTGTCACTGCGGGCACCTCTGATCTGTCCGTGGCTGAAGAAGCCCGGGAGACCTGCCGCATGCTAGGCGTGCGCGCAAAAATCATTGCCGATGTGGGCGTGGCGGGCATTCACCGCCTGATCAACAACCTGCCAGAGGTGCTCGCCGCCCGTGCCGTCATTGTGATTGCGGGCATGGAGGGCGCGCTGGCGAGCGTGGTCGGCGGTCTGGTGCCCCAGCCCGTTGTGGCGGTTCCTACGTCAGTGGGCTATGGGGCATCATTTGCGGGGCTGTCCGCCTTGCTTGGCATGCTCACCTCCTGCGCCAGCGGCGTCACTGTTACCAATATCGACAACGGCTTCGGTGCTGCCTGTGCGGCCTGCCGCATTATCAATGCCTGCGAGGGCAACAGCAAAACCTAAGAATCCGATTGCCCGACAGCGGGTACCTTGCTTCTATATCCTCCACAACATCTGTCAGGCGACATTACGCTGTACTGTCAGGCCATGCGTCTTTGTTTCCGGCAATATGCCGCACAGGCGCAGGGCTTGGCATGACTCAGCGTGATTGACTTGTTGCCCTTTGCGGGTGACGATATCCTGTTGCGGGAGCGACAGCTTTTTTGTAGAGCCGCTTTTCTGGTGATCGCTTGCGCCGCTATTTTCAATGCTTTCTGCATGCCTTGATATGCGTCTGGCCCCTTGCTGCCAGCCGCGATATGCCTAACGGACAGAGAATGATGCAATACACTCAGTGGCTTGATGAAAAGAAGCAGAACGGCAGCCTGCGCGTCCTGCGCAATATTGACGCAGTGCAGCGCGAGAGGGAGCGGGCCGGAGCGCCCTTTATCAACCTCAGCTCCAACGATTATCTCTCTCTTGGCGACGATGCCACCCTGCGGCAGGAGTTCTGGTCGCAGCAGGATGTTCCCGCCCTGCGCATGAGCGCGTGTTCCTCGCGTCTGCTCACAGGCACCTGCGACCAGCAGGAGGCATTTGAGCGGGAATTGGCAACGGCCTATGGCGCGGAGGCCGCCCTGGTGTTCGGCAGCGGCTATCATGCCAATCAGGGCATTCTGCCTGCCGTGTGCACGAGCCGCACGCTTGTTTTAGCGGACAAGCTGGTGCATGCCAGCCTTATTGACGGCATCCGCATGAGCGAGGGCAAGTGCATCCGCTTCAGGCACAATGACTACGCCCAGCTCGAAATGCTGGTGGAAAAGCACGCTGCGGACTACGAAAACATCATCATCGTCACCGAATCCATTTTCAGCATGGATGGCGATGCCTGTGATCTGCCCCGGCTGGTGGCGTTGAAAAAGGCCAATCCCACTGTGCAGCTTTATGTGGATGAGGCCCACGCCGTGGGTGTGCGCGGCGCAAAGGGCCTTGGCTGCTGCGAGGAGCAGGGCTGCGCGGCGGACATTGATTTTCTGGTGGGCACCATGGGCAAGGCCTGGGCCTCGCTGGGCGCGTATGTGATCTGCTCGGCAGCCCTGCGGGAATACCTTGTTAATACCGTGCGCCCGTTTATTTTTACCACGGCCTTGCCCCCGGTCAACATTGCCTGGAGCCGCTTTGTGCTTGCAAAGTTTGCCAGTGTGGAGGTGGCGGCCCGCAGGGAGCATCTTGCCGGACTGACGGGCATGATGCATGCCTTTACTGATGGCCTTGGGCAGTCGGTGCGCAGCACCTCGCAGATCGTGCCCGTCATTACGGGCGAAAACCAGCGCACGCTTGTTATTGCCGGGCATTTGCAACGCGAGGGTTTTTACATTATGGGCATACGCCCGCCCACGGTGCCTGCGGGCAGCTCGCGCCTGCGCATTTCGCTCACAGCGGGAACCACGCGTGAGGAGGTTGAATCCCTCATAGCCCTGCTGAGCAGGTTGCTGCATGAATATTGATTTTCTGCGGCGCGCCGGTTGTCCGACCCTGGAACTGTTTTTTGCCGGGTGGGGCATGGACAGCCGCCCCTTTGCCTGGGCTGCGGATTCGCCGCACACGGCGCACTGCGATTTTGCCGTGTGCTACGACTATACCGATATGACGCTGGATGCGGAGGCTCTGCGTCCTTACAGCGAGGTACGGGTGCGGGCATGGTCGCTTGGCGTGTACGCGGCATCCCTGGTCTTGCCGGGCCTGCAGTGCGCTGTGAGCCGCGCCATGGCCATTAACGGAACGCTCACGCCTGTTGATGATAGCCTTGGCATACCGGTGGAGATCTATGATGCCACGCTTGAGAGCCTTTGCGCCGAAAGCGTGGACCGTTTCAACAGGCGCATGTGCGGCGCGCACCGGGCCGTGTTTGAAGCGCGCAGATCACCACACAGTTTGGCACGCAGTGTGGACTCTCTGCTGGCGGAGCTGCTGCATATCAAGGAATGCGCTGCCCACAAGGGCAAGGCGCAGTTTACCGGCTGGAACATGGCAATTCTGAGCAAAAAAGACAGAATATTTCCCATTGCAAACATGCGCAAAGCCTGGTCTGCAATCCCGGTGCTGGAGCTGGACGAGCCGCACTATATGCCGGATATTCCTTTTGTCGATGTAGAACTGCCATGAGTGCTTCATTTGTCAGGCGGCGCTTCAGCGCTGCTTCCGCAAGTTATGATGCCGAGGCTCAGGCCCAACGGCAGATTGCTTCGCACCTCTGGGCGCTTGCAGCGCCGCACATTCCCAGTGGTACAACCATACTGGAAATAGGCGCGGGTACGGGCCTGCTGACGCGGCATATTTTGAGCGCGCAGCCCAAAAGCCTCACTGTCAACGATCTTTATACCAGCCCGCAAGTGCAGGCCCTTACGCAGCAAGAGCCAGACGTGCTTACTGTGCGCGAGGGCAACGCGGAAACACTGGACTTCTGCGGCCCGTTTGGTGCCATTTGCAGTGCTTCAACCGTGCAGTGGTTTGCGGATATTGAGGGATTTTTACATCGTTGCGCCCGTTATCTGCCCAAGCGCGGGCTACTGGCCTTCAGCAGTTTTTTGCCCGGCAACCTGTGCGAAGTTGCCGAGCTTACGGGTGTTGGGCTGGACTATGCCGATGCTGCCGCCCTGCAAAGCTATCTTGAGCAGGATTTTAATCTGGTTGCAATGGAGCAGGGCGAAATCACGCTGGATTTTGCCAGCCCGCATGACGTGCTGCTGCACCTGAGGCATACTGGCGTAACGGGCATCAGGTCTGTTGGGTGGAACAAGCGCAGATATCTTGAGTTTGTAGACAGTTACATTTCCCGTTACGGCACAGGGCAGGGCGTCAGGCTGACTTATCGGCCCGTGTATGTTGTTGCCCTGCGCAAGAGACTAGGCTAGTTATTTAGTATCAATTTGTGCCCTTTTTGTTTTGTCTCTTATCTTTTTAGTATTGTTGCCTAAACAGTAAGAGGAGGCGCTGGATGAAACCTACGGCAAGATTTCTTTACTGGTGCGCCACCCTGTTGATCTTCTGCCTGGGCCAGAGGGCTTTAGCCGCATCATCCCCGCAGGGGGATACCGTTGCTGGTGGAGCCTATGGCTTTGAATCTGCCAAGGCATATCTTGAAATGCAGGAGCGTGACCTGGCAGACGCTCAAGGCAAATTTGAAAAGGATCTTTTTCAAAACCTCGATGAAGCAAACGTCATTAATATCAAATATAGGGCGTTACCTCCAAACTATGTGCTGTACAGACTGAAACTGGCGGACAATATCGAGAAAAACGCCAGCAAGTCAGACAAACAGGACGCATATTGCAAGGAATTTTTGTATATTGACAATGCAGAAAGAGAAAATGCGGATAAATTTTTGGCCTATAACGAATCAATGACGGAAAAATTCATTCCGCGTGATACATATCAGGTCATGGATGAAGATATATTACGCAACGTACTTGTGCGGTATCTTGAAACGTACAGCATGGTGTATGGTTTTAAAAATCCTGATTCCATCAGGATTCGGATTGAAAAGGCCATTCCCTTTAAAAATGCCGAAGGCGACTTTGGCATTTTGTATTCCATCGCCCTGACGGAAAAGGACGATGCTGACGATTCTGCGTCGGAAAAAATGTTTCAGGTTTCATACTGCAACGGAGAAATTGTCAGCTTTGAGCCGTCAGCAAATGACGCGGCGGATGCCGCAGTGCTCAAGATTTGCAAGTCACGGCAGTAGCGGCAAGG encodes:
- a CDS encoding MoxR family ATPase: MTPSQVISALQTLTSIHQPVFLWGAPGVGKSQIVSQVAAMRGMALRDIRAVLLDPVDLRGLPRLTDAGTAVWCPPAFLPGAGDPPQGILFLDELNAAPPLVQAACYQLILDRAIGEYRLPDGWFIIAAGNREKDKAVSYRMPSALANRMVHLEFDASLDDWLAWALGAGIRREVCAFLRFRPRLLHDFDPQRMEKAFASPRSWEFVSRILEATPAREVEYEMFQGTVGPAAAAEFMGFLSVWRELPTVDSILAQPEAATVPQEPAALYATCEALSLRAAEDTMDALTAYAERLPAEFSVLLMRDAVCQNTDVVNTPAFNRWAEKNAEVLL
- a CDS encoding AraC family transcriptional regulator — protein: MPQQDKDNCDMLNIQRQALARNIARQTEQNHRLETAVPGLVLVRYEAPTQPASCMYEPTICLVAQGAKRVMLGDEEYMYDANHYLISSVGLPVVANVVEASPEVPLLGMVLKLDMRMLAQMMVDSNLPVSRAAKSGRGMRVSEVCMPLLNAFQRLLDLHDHPQDIAVLSPLIHKEILYRLLLGEQGHYLRQIVAAGSHGFQIAQAIDWLKKNYVQPLKIDSLARQIGMSTSTFHLHFRAMTSMSPLQYQKWMRLHEARRLMFMEHLDATSAAFQVGYESPSQFSREYRRQFGTPPLRDIKGLISTQSNCTSASHKTM
- a CDS encoding flavodoxin family protein, whose product is MKNILIFCGSPRKGGNSDLLCEQFMAGAQEAGHTVEKIFVQEHKIAPCLGCGYCQSHKGVCVQKDGMETMLEKMIEADVLVLASPVYFYSVSAQIKALMDRTVARYTEIKNKSMYYIIAAADTDLSHMERTIECFRGFAYCLEGSVEKGVVYGVGAWNKGDIKGSPSMAQAFEMGKNV
- a CDS encoding LarC family nickel insertion protein, producing the protein MKILYYDCFAGVSGDMNLAALIDLGVSPDYLKEELAKLAIDDEFALQCQPEKCNGIQGMQVHVHLNGQQHGHSHSHEHTHGHEHMHACAPAHVHGHSLVEAGYLPHRNLADVTAIIMQSTLADPVKQTSLSIFRRIAEAEAKVHGKALEDVHFHEVGATDSIVDIVGAAICFHALGVDAVWSSPLELGGGFVHCAHGMVPVPAPATVEILHGIPTSRGGVEHEATTPTGAAIIAALVDTFTAAPVMTTLSTGYGIGHRRTERPNMLRVYLAEVDEAAGAGPAR
- the larB gene encoding nickel pincer cofactor biosynthesis protein LarB → MSGGSLEKLLTEIRDGSLSVADGMNLLRESSVLDLGHTKFDLQRPARNGFPEVIYGEGKTPEQVGEIFLRVGDRSNVLATRVSAEMAAHVQPVCPNAEYNALGRTLTLVVKPIAWKQGEVAIVTAGTSDLSVAEEARETCRMLGVRAKIIADVGVAGIHRLINNLPEVLAARAVIVIAGMEGALASVVGGLVPQPVVAVPTSVGYGASFAGLSALLGMLTSCASGVTVTNIDNGFGAACAACRIINACEGNSKT
- a CDS encoding 8-amino-7-oxononanoate synthase encodes the protein MMQYTQWLDEKKQNGSLRVLRNIDAVQRERERAGAPFINLSSNDYLSLGDDATLRQEFWSQQDVPALRMSACSSRLLTGTCDQQEAFERELATAYGAEAALVFGSGYHANQGILPAVCTSRTLVLADKLVHASLIDGIRMSEGKCIRFRHNDYAQLEMLVEKHAADYENIIIVTESIFSMDGDACDLPRLVALKKANPTVQLYVDEAHAVGVRGAKGLGCCEEQGCAADIDFLVGTMGKAWASLGAYVICSAALREYLVNTVRPFIFTTALPPVNIAWSRFVLAKFASVEVAARREHLAGLTGMMHAFTDGLGQSVRSTSQIVPVITGENQRTLVIAGHLQREGFYIMGIRPPTVPAGSSRLRISLTAGTTREEVESLIALLSRLLHEY
- a CDS encoding pimeloyl-ACP methyl esterase BioG family protein → MNIDFLRRAGCPTLELFFAGWGMDSRPFAWAADSPHTAHCDFAVCYDYTDMTLDAEALRPYSEVRVRAWSLGVYAASLVLPGLQCAVSRAMAINGTLTPVDDSLGIPVEIYDATLESLCAESVDRFNRRMCGAHRAVFEARRSPHSLARSVDSLLAELLHIKECAAHKGKAQFTGWNMAILSKKDRIFPIANMRKAWSAIPVLELDEPHYMPDIPFVDVELP
- a CDS encoding methyltransferase domain-containing protein, which encodes MSASFVRRRFSAASASYDAEAQAQRQIASHLWALAAPHIPSGTTILEIGAGTGLLTRHILSAQPKSLTVNDLYTSPQVQALTQQEPDVLTVREGNAETLDFCGPFGAICSASTVQWFADIEGFLHRCARYLPKRGLLAFSSFLPGNLCEVAELTGVGLDYADAAALQSYLEQDFNLVAMEQGEITLDFASPHDVLLHLRHTGVTGIRSVGWNKRRYLEFVDSYISRYGTGQGVRLTYRPVYVVALRKRLG